A region from the Sandaracinus amylolyticus genome encodes:
- a CDS encoding alpha-amylase family glycosyl hydrolase — protein MNAAHKIFLTATALTASLCASSCVQGELDGVRDVVVRTNTTEWRDQIIYQLLTDRFANGDASTDYRLEPGALARYQGGDWQGIVDQLDYLEELGVTALWISPIVLNVDYDAGFDAYHGYWAVDLERLNPHFGDLASLRGFVNAAHERGMLVILDIVTNHMGQIFYYDINGNGQPDETVAGSGGGSPVTRISEYDPDYDPRGIQGWTSLGESGPATIRFFDMPEIFRVRPNPAVLADPSMYNRRGRVTHWDCPGGDAACQSLVREMTLLGDFPGGLKDLDTTRQEVRDVMVDSYVRWVLMTDIDGFRIDTLKHVEYEFWDDFAPRVRERLAAAGKENFFMFGEAFDGDDALIGSYTRPGRLDSVFYFSQKFQVFGDVFQRGGPTDRIRSLYEQRGVNYGTEPQPGGVGVAPRDLLVNFMDNHDVPRFLYDRPDEQGPAAMRAALAYLLTEDGIPCIYYGTEQEYAGGNDPMNREPLWWSGYRTDGETFQWIARLTRIRRGYRALTHGDFELVYTTEATGDAGDAGVVAFERETSEGDYALVVINAQGGHASSMTDAARRNALDASEGTVLVDLLEPETTFTVGAGGAIDVSVGPYQARILVPQDQRTE, from the coding sequence ATGAACGCAGCACACAAGATCTTCCTGACTGCCACTGCGCTCACCGCCTCGCTCTGCGCGAGCTCGTGCGTGCAAGGCGAGCTCGACGGCGTGCGCGACGTCGTGGTTCGCACGAACACGACGGAGTGGCGCGATCAGATCATCTATCAGCTCCTCACCGATCGATTCGCCAACGGCGACGCGTCGACGGACTACCGCCTCGAGCCCGGCGCGCTCGCGCGCTATCAGGGCGGCGACTGGCAGGGCATCGTCGATCAGCTCGACTACCTCGAGGAGCTCGGCGTCACCGCGCTGTGGATCAGCCCGATCGTGCTCAACGTCGACTACGACGCTGGGTTCGACGCCTATCACGGCTATTGGGCGGTCGATCTCGAGCGCCTCAACCCGCACTTCGGCGATCTGGCCAGCCTGCGCGGGTTCGTGAACGCGGCGCACGAGCGCGGGATGCTCGTGATCCTCGACATCGTCACGAACCACATGGGCCAGATCTTCTACTACGACATCAATGGCAACGGTCAGCCGGACGAGACCGTCGCGGGCTCGGGCGGCGGCAGCCCGGTGACGCGCATCAGCGAGTACGATCCCGACTACGATCCTCGCGGCATCCAGGGCTGGACCTCGCTCGGCGAGAGCGGCCCCGCGACGATTCGCTTCTTCGACATGCCCGAGATCTTCCGAGTGCGCCCCAACCCGGCCGTGCTCGCGGATCCGTCGATGTACAACCGGCGCGGGCGAGTGACGCACTGGGACTGCCCCGGCGGCGACGCAGCGTGCCAGTCGCTGGTGCGCGAGATGACGCTGCTCGGAGATTTCCCGGGCGGGCTCAAGGATCTCGACACCACGCGCCAGGAAGTGCGCGACGTGATGGTCGACTCCTACGTGCGCTGGGTGCTGATGACGGACATCGACGGGTTCCGCATCGACACGCTCAAGCACGTCGAATACGAGTTCTGGGACGACTTCGCGCCGCGCGTGCGCGAGCGTCTCGCCGCCGCGGGCAAAGAGAATTTCTTCATGTTCGGCGAGGCGTTCGACGGAGACGACGCGCTCATCGGGAGCTACACGCGCCCCGGACGTCTCGATTCCGTCTTCTACTTCTCGCAGAAGTTCCAGGTCTTCGGCGACGTGTTCCAGCGCGGTGGACCGACCGATCGCATCCGCTCGCTCTACGAGCAGCGCGGCGTGAACTACGGCACCGAGCCGCAGCCCGGCGGCGTCGGCGTCGCGCCGCGCGACCTGCTCGTGAACTTCATGGACAACCACGACGTGCCGCGCTTCCTCTACGACCGCCCCGACGAGCAGGGCCCGGCCGCGATGCGCGCCGCGCTCGCCTATCTGCTCACCGAGGACGGCATCCCCTGCATCTACTACGGGACCGAGCAGGAGTATGCGGGCGGCAACGATCCGATGAACCGAGAGCCGCTCTGGTGGAGCGGATATCGGACCGACGGAGAGACCTTCCAGTGGATCGCGCGACTGACGCGCATCCGCCGCGGATATCGCGCGCTCACCCACGGTGACTTCGAGCTCGTCTACACGACCGAGGCGACCGGAGACGCGGGCGACGCGGGTGTCGTCGCGTTCGAGCGCGAGACGAGCGAGGGCGACTACGCGCTCGTCGTGATCAACGCGCAGGGCGGCCACGCGAGCTCGATGACCGACGCGGCGCGCCGCAACGCGCTCGACGCATCGGAGGGCACCGTGCTGGTCGACCTCCTCGAGCCCGAGACGACGTTCACCGTGGGCGCGGGCGGCGCGATCGACGTGAGCGTCGGGCCGTACCAGGCGCGCATCCTGGTTCCGCAGGACCAGCGCACCGAGTGA
- a CDS encoding DUF4126 family protein encodes MLRATLLGALSGGRAAAPIAQLAKHAENAGIAQESAAWRALQRPALRRALRLSMWAELVGDMLPGVPSRLAPPSLAGRCVSGALSGAAVFAAGRRPVLAGALLGGVAAYFGALLTHRFRVGGDASDRPHRLRGLVEDALVVGTSSRVARATVHAASAT; translated from the coding sequence GTGCTGCGCGCGACCCTGCTCGGCGCGCTCTCCGGCGGGCGCGCTGCAGCGCCGATCGCGCAGCTCGCGAAGCACGCGGAAAACGCCGGGATCGCGCAGGAGAGCGCGGCGTGGCGGGCGCTCCAGCGGCCCGCGCTGCGCCGCGCGCTGCGGCTCTCGATGTGGGCCGAGCTGGTCGGCGACATGCTGCCGGGCGTGCCGAGCCGCCTCGCGCCCCCGTCGCTCGCGGGGCGCTGCGTCTCGGGCGCGCTCTCCGGCGCCGCCGTGTTCGCCGCGGGGCGCCGGCCGGTGCTCGCGGGCGCGCTCCTCGGCGGCGTCGCCGCGTACTTCGGCGCGCTCCTCACGCATCGCTTCCGCGTGGGCGGCGACGCGAGCGATCGTCCCCATCGCCTTCGCGGGCTGGTCGAGGACGCGCTCGTCGTGGGCACGTCCTCGCGCGTCGCGCGCGCGACCGTGCACGCCGCGAGCGCGACCTGA
- a CDS encoding PepSY-associated TM helix domain-containing protein, with the protein MRSIDPKRAFSLHSSLGKVVGVAIAFVCATGALAALAPSIDRALVPASRIDDARAGDRRARWSALLASAEAHAHGGQVIVLSAPHVPGVAAEAIVRHGPRHFERLYLDPRDARVRGRGAWWNVQRFARDLHRSLFLGENVGIFVVGALAAPLLVSTLSGLVLGLRTKQRWRVRWRAGRERALRDAHRVVGLALAVMALLWGATGAWYWAELMLGWAHVSVIPGLPQVEARAGAQPRELDELVELGEAAYPELVVDSIALPTARRPVLSLLGHDGSVLARDQACQVLVEPYEGRVLGVWRPDAMGVAERWAHAADPLHFGELGGTPTRVAWGVMGLAVAIVAGVGPWIRWRRRRA; encoded by the coding sequence ATGCGCTCGATCGATCCGAAGCGCGCGTTCTCGCTGCACTCGTCGCTCGGCAAGGTGGTCGGCGTCGCGATCGCGTTCGTGTGCGCGACGGGCGCGCTCGCCGCGCTCGCGCCCTCGATCGATCGCGCGCTGGTGCCCGCGTCGCGCATCGACGACGCGCGCGCTGGGGATCGTCGCGCGCGTTGGAGCGCGCTCCTCGCGTCGGCGGAGGCGCACGCGCACGGCGGGCAGGTGATCGTGCTCTCGGCGCCGCACGTCCCGGGCGTCGCGGCCGAGGCGATCGTTCGTCACGGGCCGCGACACTTCGAGCGGCTCTACCTCGATCCGCGCGACGCGCGCGTGCGCGGGCGCGGCGCCTGGTGGAACGTGCAGCGCTTCGCGCGCGATCTGCACCGCTCGCTCTTCCTCGGCGAGAACGTCGGCATCTTCGTCGTGGGCGCGCTCGCGGCGCCGCTCCTCGTCTCGACGCTGAGCGGCCTCGTGCTCGGGCTGCGCACCAAGCAGCGCTGGCGCGTCCGCTGGCGCGCCGGTCGCGAGCGCGCGCTGCGCGACGCCCATCGTGTCGTCGGGCTCGCGCTCGCGGTGATGGCGCTGCTCTGGGGCGCGACCGGCGCGTGGTACTGGGCCGAGCTGATGCTCGGCTGGGCGCACGTCTCCGTGATCCCCGGGCTGCCGCAGGTCGAGGCGCGCGCCGGCGCGCAGCCGCGCGAGCTCGACGAGCTCGTCGAGCTCGGCGAGGCCGCGTACCCCGAGCTCGTCGTCGACTCGATCGCGCTGCCGACCGCCCGCCGTCCCGTGCTCTCGCTGCTCGGGCACGACGGCAGCGTGCTGGCGCGCGATCAGGCGTGTCAGGTGTTGGTCGAGCCGTACGAGGGACGCGTGCTCGGCGTGTGGAGGCCGGACGCGATGGGCGTCGCCGAGCGCTGGGCGCACGCCGCCGATCCGCTGCACTTCGGCGAGCTCGGCGGCACGCCGACGCGCGTCGCGTGGGGCGTGATGGGCCTCGCCGTCGCGATCGTCGCCGGCGTCGGCCCGTGGATCCGGTGGCGACGGCGCCGCGCGTGA
- a CDS encoding AAA family ATPase, which yields MDATTSSSENLPSTNGSGGLESAHEVASRLKARLGAVVRGREDVIELVLTALLADGHVLLEDYPGSGKTTLARALGGSIREDQGVVGIAPFRRIQFTPDLLPSDITGTNVFELERSNFVFRRGPIFAHVVLADEINRTSPKVQAAMLEAMAEKQVTVDNDTHALDDLFFVIATQNPLDLAGTYPLPTPQLDRFLFKIKMEHISRDAELEVLAAYPAPHLSLADEVPGVTRHDLLAARRALRANVALDAAFREALVDLARSLRDDKRVLQGASTRSLVLMMPALQARALVAGRDHVTPHDLEVLAPYVFTHRLECAPGVDDAASVVREHAKAQVEKLARRSLKR from the coding sequence ATGGACGCGACGACCAGCAGCAGCGAGAACCTTCCGTCGACGAACGGAAGTGGAGGCCTCGAGAGCGCGCACGAGGTGGCGAGCCGCCTGAAGGCGCGGCTCGGCGCGGTGGTGCGCGGGCGCGAGGACGTGATCGAGCTCGTCCTCACCGCGCTCCTCGCCGACGGCCACGTGCTGCTCGAGGACTATCCCGGCTCGGGCAAGACGACGCTCGCGCGCGCGCTCGGCGGATCGATCCGCGAGGATCAGGGCGTCGTCGGCATCGCGCCGTTCCGCCGCATCCAGTTCACGCCCGATCTGCTCCCGAGCGACATCACGGGCACGAACGTGTTCGAGCTCGAGCGCTCGAATTTCGTGTTCCGCCGCGGCCCGATCTTCGCGCACGTCGTGCTCGCAGACGAGATCAACCGCACGTCGCCGAAGGTGCAGGCCGCGATGCTCGAGGCGATGGCCGAGAAGCAGGTCACGGTCGACAACGACACCCACGCGCTCGACGATCTCTTCTTCGTCATCGCGACGCAGAACCCGCTCGACCTCGCGGGCACGTACCCGCTGCCCACGCCGCAGCTCGATCGCTTCCTCTTCAAGATCAAGATGGAGCACATCTCGCGCGACGCGGAGCTCGAGGTGCTCGCGGCGTATCCCGCGCCGCACCTGTCGCTGGCCGACGAGGTGCCTGGCGTCACGCGCCACGATCTCCTCGCCGCGCGCCGCGCGCTGCGCGCCAACGTCGCGCTCGACGCCGCGTTCCGCGAAGCGCTCGTCGACCTCGCGCGCTCGCTGCGCGACGACAAGCGCGTGCTCCAGGGCGCGTCGACGCGCTCGCTCGTGCTGATGATGCCCGCGCTCCAGGCGCGCGCGCTCGTCGCGGGGCGCGACCACGTCACCCCGCACGACCTCGAGGTGCTCGCGCCGTACGTCTTCACGCATCGCCTCGAGTGCGCGCCCGGCGTCGACGATGCCGCCTCGGTCGTGCGCGAGCACGCGAAGGCGCAGGTCGAGAAGCTCGCGCGCCGCAGCCTCAAGCGTTGA
- a CDS encoding transglutaminase-like domain-containing protein, with the protein MNEARDVREPALSTMLRMLVYALTAGVFAWPLSVAEGVIAAAVGAGLGSLVGRRVASTRVRTPVVMIGAFVALGVSIAFADFVVGSAAAASLLGPSLALRAGEAAAFGVGALVVGSAVRLLSARRRSLAVIEIALIATSFAALVVAHRNYAIHRPFEIADWFLVRGGNPEYGMLGIGALAGLVIGLLLLSERSFLRSAVHLGVAACLLALILGTTAIAGLPPPQSGGDGLNLRNDTGRAEREAQGQGQSQGGAGGPDFQDEYDQSGSQTPLAIALLHDDYSPPSGVYYFRQESFSQYNGRRLIAAGISGVDDDVASGFPTRTIDIPGAPDTGAWRTTVETTVGLLAEHPRPFGLESPIQLVPVENPDRGRFRRTYRVRSAVLTSDEWGLLGRTAGSPAWSEEIRAHYTRGPSDPRYGELAQRILGEVPEDLRVDPIVRAFAITQWLGREGTYSLRSRHASAEDPTAHFLFGDLTGYCVHFAHAAVYLMRAAGLPARVSTGYMVPESSRRGGSAILIAGGNSHAWPEVYLDGVGWVVVDVVPERSLDPPPGPADEALQQLLAEMLRGLRPLPEDGSEAPRAFDQILDDVRGPLAIGLAALLGSLVLLGYAIKAWRRLAGSVSPSPHTVYRAALDQLASSGVVREWGESREAFAWRVRRELPSLAKLTTSHAAVAWGSKRRSDDARALLATKSELGRELAKTIPWWRRALGALNPYSWLLSR; encoded by the coding sequence GTGAACGAGGCGCGTGACGTGCGCGAGCCGGCGCTCTCGACGATGCTGCGCATGCTCGTCTACGCGCTCACCGCGGGCGTGTTCGCGTGGCCGCTCTCGGTCGCCGAGGGCGTCATCGCCGCGGCCGTCGGCGCCGGGCTCGGGTCGCTGGTCGGCCGTCGCGTGGCGAGCACGCGGGTGCGCACGCCGGTCGTCATGATCGGCGCGTTCGTCGCGCTCGGCGTGTCGATCGCGTTCGCCGACTTCGTGGTCGGGAGCGCAGCGGCAGCCTCGCTGCTCGGGCCCTCGCTCGCGCTGCGCGCCGGTGAGGCCGCGGCGTTCGGAGTCGGTGCGCTCGTGGTCGGCAGCGCGGTGCGCTTGCTCTCGGCGCGGCGCCGCTCGCTCGCGGTGATCGAGATCGCGCTCATCGCGACCTCGTTCGCGGCGCTCGTCGTCGCGCATCGCAACTACGCGATCCACCGCCCGTTCGAGATCGCCGACTGGTTCCTCGTGCGCGGTGGAAACCCCGAGTACGGCATGCTCGGCATCGGCGCGCTCGCCGGGCTCGTCATCGGGCTGCTCCTGCTCAGCGAGCGCAGCTTCCTGCGCTCCGCGGTGCACCTCGGGGTCGCGGCGTGCCTGCTCGCGCTCATCCTCGGCACCACGGCGATCGCCGGGCTCCCTCCGCCGCAGTCGGGCGGCGACGGGCTCAACCTGCGCAACGACACCGGCCGCGCGGAGCGCGAGGCGCAGGGCCAAGGGCAGAGCCAAGGCGGCGCGGGCGGGCCCGACTTCCAGGACGAGTACGATCAGTCGGGCTCGCAGACGCCGCTCGCGATCGCGCTCTTGCACGACGACTACTCGCCGCCGAGCGGCGTCTACTACTTCCGCCAGGAGTCGTTCAGCCAGTACAACGGGCGACGGCTGATCGCCGCGGGCATCTCCGGCGTCGACGACGACGTCGCGTCCGGCTTCCCGACGCGCACCATCGACATCCCCGGCGCGCCCGACACCGGCGCGTGGCGCACGACCGTCGAGACCACCGTCGGGCTGCTCGCGGAGCATCCGCGCCCGTTCGGGCTCGAGTCGCCGATCCAGCTGGTGCCCGTGGAGAACCCGGATCGCGGGCGCTTCCGGCGCACCTATCGCGTGCGCTCGGCGGTGCTCACGTCGGACGAGTGGGGCCTGCTCGGGCGCACCGCGGGGAGCCCCGCGTGGAGCGAGGAGATCCGCGCGCACTACACGCGCGGTCCGAGCGATCCGCGCTACGGCGAGCTCGCGCAGCGCATCCTCGGCGAGGTCCCCGAGGACCTGCGCGTCGATCCCATCGTGCGGGCGTTCGCGATCACGCAGTGGCTCGGCCGCGAGGGCACGTACTCGCTGCGCAGCCGCCACGCGAGCGCGGAGGATCCGACCGCGCACTTCTTGTTCGGCGATCTCACGGGGTACTGCGTGCACTTCGCGCACGCGGCCGTGTACCTGATGCGCGCGGCGGGCCTGCCGGCGCGCGTCTCGACCGGGTACATGGTGCCCGAGTCGTCGCGTCGCGGCGGCTCGGCGATCCTGATCGCGGGCGGCAACTCGCACGCGTGGCCCGAGGTCTATCTCGACGGCGTCGGATGGGTCGTCGTCGACGTCGTGCCGGAGCGCTCGCTCGACCCGCCGCCTGGTCCCGCCGACGAAGCGCTGCAGCAGCTGCTCGCCGAGATGCTGCGCGGGCTGCGTCCGCTCCCCGAAGACGGAAGCGAGGCGCCGCGCGCCTTCGATCAGATCCTCGACGACGTGCGCGGTCCGCTGGCGATCGGCCTCGCCGCGCTCCTCGGCTCGCTCGTGCTGCTCGGCTACGCGATCAAGGCGTGGCGTCGGCTCGCGGGCAGCGTCTCGCCGTCGCCGCACACCGTCTATCGCGCGGCGCTCGATCAGCTCGCGTCGAGCGGCGTGGTGCGCGAGTGGGGCGAGTCGCGCGAGGCGTTCGCGTGGCGCGTGCGCCGCGAGCTCCCGAGCCTCGCGAAGCTCACGACCTCGCACGCCGCGGTCGCGTGGGGGAGCAAGCGCAGGAGCGACGACGCGCGCGCGCTGCTCGCGACGAAGAGCGAGCTCGGGCGCGAGCTCGCGAAGACGATCCCGTGGTGGAGGCGCGCGCTCGGCGCGCTGAACCCGTACTCGTGGCTGCTGTCTCGATGA
- a CDS encoding DUF58 domain-containing protein, producing MRRVTDLVPITPLGLIVAVVGWAALQHVGLAERDLVIVVAAGGALGLLALALVLVVLGAIRIKLAARAHRAGEERTLETSRSLPTGFSLPGLLIVPMLQVRWAWESPGADLELSRRGLRLHEDASVRARGIVPGVERRIVIQDAFGLARVAVRQREPVRLTVLPHAGAMRDLPLLVSMAGGDDVPHPMGLDDGDRVELRRYAPGDPARHIHWKVFGRTRKLMVKMPERALSRARRTVSYLVGGPDDEASAAAARVAIEGGAFGAEWIFGADGSDGEASAIGDAVQRVVTSAGVGERGGSGLRSFVDRAERTGPASLVLFAPPRPGPWLARVLAVLRGRAGRARVVIGVDGIDSSAKPTWWQRVIAREAPRVGTPIDELDAVLGALAATRCEVVVIDRRSGRRLGSAHRGAARALAADGKQVAA from the coding sequence GTGCGACGCGTCACCGATCTGGTACCGATCACGCCGCTCGGGCTGATCGTCGCGGTCGTCGGGTGGGCTGCGCTGCAGCACGTCGGGCTCGCGGAGCGCGACCTCGTGATCGTCGTCGCCGCCGGTGGCGCGCTCGGGCTCCTGGCGCTGGCGCTCGTGCTCGTCGTGCTCGGTGCGATCCGGATCAAGCTCGCTGCGCGCGCGCATCGCGCGGGCGAGGAGCGGACGCTCGAGACGTCGCGCTCGCTGCCGACCGGGTTCTCGCTGCCCGGCCTGCTGATCGTCCCGATGCTGCAGGTGCGCTGGGCGTGGGAGTCGCCGGGCGCGGATCTCGAGCTGTCGCGTCGTGGGCTCCGCCTGCACGAGGACGCGTCGGTGCGCGCGCGCGGGATCGTGCCGGGCGTCGAGCGGCGCATCGTGATCCAGGACGCGTTCGGCCTCGCGCGCGTCGCGGTGCGGCAGCGCGAGCCGGTGCGCCTGACCGTGCTCCCGCACGCGGGCGCGATGCGCGATCTGCCGCTGCTCGTCTCGATGGCCGGCGGGGACGACGTGCCGCACCCGATGGGCCTCGACGACGGGGATCGCGTCGAGCTGCGTCGCTACGCGCCCGGCGATCCCGCGCGGCACATCCACTGGAAGGTCTTCGGCCGCACCCGGAAGCTGATGGTGAAGATGCCCGAGCGCGCGCTCTCGCGCGCACGGCGCACGGTCTCGTATCTGGTCGGCGGGCCCGACGACGAGGCGAGCGCGGCCGCGGCGCGCGTCGCGATCGAGGGCGGCGCGTTCGGCGCGGAGTGGATCTTCGGCGCCGACGGATCGGACGGTGAGGCCAGCGCGATCGGCGACGCGGTGCAGCGCGTCGTGACGTCGGCGGGCGTCGGAGAGCGCGGCGGCAGCGGGCTGCGGTCGTTCGTCGATCGCGCCGAGCGCACGGGACCCGCGTCGCTGGTGCTCTTCGCGCCGCCGCGGCCCGGGCCGTGGCTCGCGCGCGTGCTCGCGGTGCTGCGCGGCCGCGCGGGGCGGGCGAGGGTGGTCATCGGCGTCGACGGGATCGACTCGTCCGCGAAGCCGACGTGGTGGCAGCGGGTGATCGCGCGTGAAGCGCCGCGCGTCGGCACGCCGATCGACGAGCTCGACGCGGTGCTCGGCGCGCTCGCGGCCACGCGCTGCGAGGTCGTGGTGATCGATCGACGCAGCGGACGCCGGCTCGGCAGCGCGCACCGTGGCGCGGCGCGCGCGCTCGCCGCGGACGGCAAGCAGGTGGCGGCGTGA